In a single window of the Nicotiana tomentosiformis chromosome 10, ASM39032v3, whole genome shotgun sequence genome:
- the LOC138899741 gene encoding uncharacterized protein: MTLITLQMMLPTLRQIQMMLMMKVNGRFNRKLKQEEEGDKRRVIFDKTCKQIVWETGLAFASVRDFREVVTKYVVQQKFFIEKYINEPTRVRVKYKKTSCPWLLVASYDSRTKDFVVKNYNPIHKCDPTNRNKLCNSKYLAKRFNERIKEQHNIRVIKILDYKDEFLRSNPGSTYIVKLSDETFEGGKKIFLGFYICFHAMKKSYLAGCRPCIGLDGYFLKEVCRVQLLVAVCKDRNNHMLPLAWVVVEIENMHTWRWFVNLLKDDLQLGNGV; encoded by the exons ATGACCCTTATTACCCTTCAGATGATGCTGCCAACTTTGAGACAGATCCAGATGATGTTGATGATGAAGGTAAATGGAAGGTTCAACAGAAAGTTAAagcaagaagaagaaggagacaAAAGAAGAGTTATCTTTGACAAGACTTGCAAGCAAATAGTTTGGGAAACTGGACTTGCATTTGCAAGTGTGAGAGATTTCAGAGAAGTTGTAACTAAATATGTTGTTCAACAAAAGTTTTttatagaaaaatatataaatgaacCTACAAGGGTGAGAGTTAAGTACAAGAAGACATCATGTCCTTGGCTTCTAGTTGCTAGTTATGACTCTAGGACTAAGGATTTTGTAGTCAAGAACTACAATCCAATTCACAAATGTGACCCTACTAACAGAAATAAGTTATGTAATTCAAAGTACTTGGCCAAAAGATTCAATGAGAGGATAAAAGAACAACATAACATTAGAGTAATCAA AATATTAGATTATAAGGATGAGTTTCTTAGATCAAATCCAGGGAGTACATATATAGTGAAGCTTAGTGATGAAACATTTGAAGGTGGGAAGAAAATATTTCTTGGGTTCTATATTTGTTTTCATGCAATGAAGAAGTCCTACTTGGCTGGTTGTAGGCCATGCATTGGGTTGGATGGATATTTTTTAAAAGAGGTATGTAGAGTCCAACTACTTGTAGCAGTTTGCAAAGATAGAAATAATCATATGCTTCCACTTGCTTGGGTTGTTGTTGAGATTGAAAATATGCACACTTGGAGGTGGTTTGTCAACCTTTTAAAGGATGATCTTCAGCTTGGAAATG GGGTGTGA